In the genome of Clostridiales bacterium, one region contains:
- a CDS encoding signal peptidase I, which yields MGEISTSESGKTKKNKGKARRIASWCGLAVLFAICAALLVHSLLCIFMDGYYPTFGGYRLIAVVTDSMEPEIPTGDMIVTKVPNSSDEIKEGTVITFEVKDGNNTYLLTHRVTAVRVDGETGGISYTTRGDNADGTDRIHPEFEDVVGIYTGNRCGVFGYIFGFIQSSQGAIALIVIVFIIILTVIIIWFVNKVTTWRRIAMEALQKSGSMLSGTDNPRANTVADVLGIVSRDPKNRLDLKRKNKKLERFMRTGSLPRRPYSDDVDDHAEPDMPQSEPAPVQEQQPVQENTDTAVATPEVAPIESATPAPEPVQEAVQEPAPTPEQPHDIVDELGEVAATTQAAVDSTAKIRYDYTCRARLIQLKPEGKDFYSLIKNELLSYAKVSAEDTKSFEKYTVDKNIIARITVRGKTLNVSLALDPDDYVDTKYRMWRNKNNTPAKLKITSARQAEYAIELIADMMNSLGLSKKRNYEAQDFYMPYEGIASLLSKGLVWRRKVVIPRVVEECERLSYDMTLSARLSQLDKDDKVRYSTVKNELLSYENVRINEGKRAETYMIGRKTVAKINVSGKTVCLLLALDPEKYADGKFKVAALNNPRTPLKFRLSGDERTEYALELIADLMAGEGTIKNENYEPTDFRPEYENIVALMNKGLARRKLTNKTQEFAVELVKKK from the coding sequence ATGGGAGAGATTTCGACGTCCGAAAGCGGTAAAACGAAAAAGAACAAGGGCAAGGCGCGCAGGATAGCTTCTTGGTGCGGGCTTGCCGTGCTGTTTGCAATTTGCGCGGCGTTGCTTGTTCATTCGCTTTTGTGTATATTCATGGACGGGTACTATCCCACGTTCGGCGGGTATCGGCTTATTGCAGTAGTGACCGATTCTATGGAGCCCGAAATCCCCACGGGCGATATGATCGTGACGAAGGTGCCCAATAGCTCCGACGAGATTAAGGAGGGCACGGTCATAACTTTCGAGGTCAAGGACGGAAACAATACATATCTTCTTACTCACCGCGTGACCGCAGTGCGCGTAGACGGCGAAACGGGCGGTATCTCTTACACGACCAGGGGCGACAACGCCGACGGCACGGATAGGATCCACCCCGAGTTCGAGGACGTAGTGGGTATCTATACGGGCAACCGTTGCGGCGTGTTTGGATACATATTCGGGTTTATACAGTCGAGCCAGGGCGCTATCGCGCTTATCGTTATAGTGTTCATTATTATCCTGACAGTTATTATAATTTGGTTTGTTAATAAGGTCACAACCTGGCGTAGGATAGCGATGGAAGCGCTTCAAAAGAGCGGCTCGATGCTGTCGGGCACCGATAACCCGCGCGCCAATACCGTTGCCGACGTTCTGGGTATAGTTTCCAGAGACCCCAAGAACCGTCTCGATCTTAAACGCAAGAACAAAAAGCTCGAACGGTTTATGCGTACGGGCTCGCTTCCGAGACGCCCGTACAGCGATGACGTGGACGATCACGCCGAGCCGGATATGCCGCAGAGCGAACCCGCTCCCGTTCAGGAGCAGCAGCCCGTGCAGGAGAACACGGATACTGCCGTTGCTACGCCCGAGGTCGCGCCTATCGAGAGCGCCACGCCCGCACCCGAACCCGTACAGGAAGCGGTGCAGGAACCCGCGCCCACGCCCGAACAGCCGCACGATATTGTGGACGAACTCGGCGAGGTCGCGGCGACCACGCAGGCGGCGGTCGATTCTACCGCAAAGATACGGTACGACTATACCTGCCGCGCGCGGCTCATTCAGCTCAAACCCGAGGGCAAGGACTTCTATTCGCTTATCAAGAACGAGCTTTTGTCGTATGCCAAGGTTTCCGCCGAGGACACCAAGAGCTTCGAGAAGTACACCGTCGATAAAAATATCATTGCGCGCATAACCGTGCGCGGCAAGACCCTTAACGTCAGCCTTGCGCTCGATCCCGACGATTACGTTGATACCAAGTACAGAATGTGGCGGAACAAGAACAACACGCCCGCCAAGCTCAAAATTACTTCCGCTCGCCAAGCGGAGTACGCGATAGAGCTTATCGCCGATATGATGAATTCGCTTGGGCTTTCCAAAAAGCGCAACTACGAGGCGCAGGACTTCTATATGCCTTACGAGGGTATCGCTTCGCTATTGTCGAAAGGACTCGTTTGGCGCAGAAAGGTGGTTATACCGCGCGTCGTAGAGGAATGCGAGCGGCTCAGCTACGATATGACCTTGTCGGCGCGGCTCTCTCAGCTAGACAAGGACGACAAGGTGAGATATTCTACCGTCAAGAACGAACTTTTGTCCTACGAAAACGTGCGCATAAACGAGGGCAAGCGTGCCGAAACGTATATGATAGGGCGTAAGACGGTCGCAAAGATCAACGTCAGCGGCAAGACGGTATGCTTGCTCCTTGCGCTCGATCCCGAAAAATACGCGGACGGTAAATTTAAGGTTGCCGCGCTCAACAACCCGAGAACGCCGCTTAAATTCAGGCTGTCTGGCGACGAACGCACCGAGTACGCGCTCGAGCTCATTGCCGACCTTATGGCGGGCGAAGGCACGATCAAGAACGAAAACTACGAACCGACCGATTTCCGTCCCGAGTACGAGAATATCGTTGCGCTTATGAACAAGGGTCTTGCCAGGCGCAAGCTTACCAACAAGACGCAGGAGTTTGCCGTCGAGCTGGTTAAAAAGAAATAG
- a CDS encoding DUF1624 domain-containing protein: protein MKIATAAKPIFKDKKRRVWELDFLRGFAVLAMCFDHLMYDCSHPKDFFSNFKVGVNSFADGVYKFAVSYWKSTSDYGFRFWAHYLFVFLFLFLVGTSCAFSRNNTRRGALCGIAALVFTGATFVCKAIGFMEDGVVFGILDCIAMSILCTAALDSLTNLGAWITSPTPTKKQKAVVKAGEYINLYAPLVLGAVILFVGIFNQFWTIQFDRYFTDEHFLGYIFGKYAFGDDWFGLFPYLGAVLIGTYWGKAAYSTRASLLPALDGKWHKPVIFVGRHALIFYFLHQVVLAGLFILIGLCMGFSL from the coding sequence ATGAAAATCGCGACGGCGGCAAAACCTATATTCAAAGACAAAAAGCGCAGAGTGTGGGAGCTTGACTTTTTGCGTGGGTTCGCCGTTCTCGCTATGTGCTTCGATCACTTAATGTATGATTGTTCGCACCCGAAAGATTTTTTTTCAAACTTTAAGGTCGGCGTAAACAGCTTTGCCGACGGGGTTTATAAATTTGCGGTAAGCTATTGGAAATCGACAAGCGATTACGGGTTCAGGTTTTGGGCGCACTATTTATTCGTGTTCCTATTCCTCTTTCTTGTCGGGACAAGCTGTGCGTTCTCGCGCAACAATACGCGCCGCGGCGCGCTGTGCGGCATTGCCGCGCTCGTGTTTACGGGTGCGACCTTCGTATGTAAAGCGATAGGGTTCATGGAGGATGGCGTGGTGTTCGGCATACTCGACTGTATCGCCATGAGCATACTCTGTACCGCTGCGCTCGACAGCCTTACAAACCTCGGCGCATGGATAACCTCGCCGACCCCTACCAAAAAACAAAAAGCGGTCGTTAAGGCGGGCGAATATATCAATCTTTACGCGCCGCTCGTTTTGGGCGCGGTAATTTTATTCGTCGGGATTTTTAACCAATTCTGGACGATACAGTTCGATAGGTATTTTACCGACGAGCATTTTTTAGGATATATTTTCGGCAAGTACGCGTTCGGCGACGACTGGTTCGGGCTGTTCCCTTACCTCGGCGCGGTGCTTATCGGCACGTACTGGGGCAAGGCGGCGTACAGTACGCGCGCGTCGCTGCTTCCCGCGCTCGATGGGAAGTGGCACAAGCCGGTTATCTTTGTCGGACGGCATGCGCTGATTTTTTATTTTCTTCACCAGGTCGTGCTTGCGGGACTTTTTATCCTTATCGGGCTGTGCATGGGATTTTCTTTGTAG
- the mnmG gene encoding tRNA uridine-5-carboxymethylaminomethyl(34) synthesis enzyme MnmG has translation MLFYDAIVVGAGHAGIEAALILAKTGVKTLVCSITVDNVGYMACNPSIGGTGKGHLVRELDALGGFMGIAADACATQIRMLNSSKGLAVRSLRAQEDKYKYHAFTKRALECAENLTMRQDEIKSIAHNGKDFTVECVTGNIYCAKAVVIATGVYMDSTIICGRSVEKRGPVCFCRSEYLARSLGALGFELRRFKTGTPARLLGRSIDFNRLEIQSGDDVPYTFSALTKKQPKNSSVCYLGYTNERTHEIIRAALWNSPRKLGLITGTGARYCPSIEDKIVRFADKPRHTFFLEPEGEGTDEWYIQGISTSLPPDVQREMYRSIEGLENVEVVRDAYAIEYECIDARELYPTLMSKRIEGLFFAGQVNGTSGYEEAAAQGVLAGLNASAYITGGEPLVLDRTNSYIGVMADDLVTVGSDEPYRMLTGRAECRLSLRQDNADLRLTELVERFGTVSPERKKLLNKKKRDIEKCRELLKVKPPFEVVEKLFDVAGEENARRDMTVEEILRRPNITLELFDEYLNVFDGTMPSARLEVYAAVRYDSYLKRQSAELKEKSRLENMRLPHDLDYMTVDGLRMEAREKLNAAKPLSIGQASRVSGVTPADVWVLINKFRN, from the coding sequence ATGTTATTTTACGACGCGATAGTAGTAGGTGCGGGGCACGCGGGGATAGAAGCGGCGCTCATACTCGCCAAAACGGGCGTTAAAACGCTCGTGTGTTCGATAACCGTCGACAACGTCGGTTATATGGCCTGCAACCCGTCCATTGGCGGCACGGGTAAGGGTCATCTCGTGCGCGAGCTCGACGCTCTCGGCGGGTTTATGGGTATCGCAGCCGACGCGTGTGCTACGCAGATCCGTATGCTCAATTCGTCCAAGGGACTTGCCGTGCGCTCGCTCCGTGCGCAAGAGGATAAATACAAGTACCACGCTTTTACCAAGCGCGCTTTGGAGTGCGCCGAAAACCTGACAATGCGGCAGGACGAGATCAAGTCTATCGCCCATAACGGCAAGGACTTTACCGTCGAATGCGTGACGGGCAATATTTATTGCGCAAAAGCGGTCGTTATCGCTACCGGCGTGTACATGGACAGCACCATCATTTGCGGTCGGTCGGTGGAAAAGCGCGGGCCCGTTTGCTTTTGCCGCAGCGAGTATCTCGCTCGGTCGCTCGGCGCGCTCGGGTTCGAACTAAGAAGATTTAAAACGGGCACGCCCGCGCGGCTACTCGGCAGGTCGATCGATTTTAACAGGCTCGAAATCCAGTCGGGCGACGACGTGCCGTACACATTTTCGGCACTCACCAAAAAGCAACCGAAGAACAGCTCGGTGTGCTATCTCGGCTACACCAACGAGCGCACGCACGAAATTATCCGCGCCGCGCTTTGGAATTCGCCGCGCAAGCTCGGGCTTATTACGGGCACGGGCGCCAGGTACTGCCCGTCGATAGAAGATAAGATAGTAAGGTTCGCCGACAAGCCACGCCATACCTTCTTTTTGGAGCCCGAGGGCGAGGGTACGGACGAGTGGTATATCCAGGGCATATCCACCTCGCTCCCGCCCGACGTTCAGCGCGAAATGTACCGCTCGATCGAGGGGCTGGAAAACGTGGAAGTAGTACGCGACGCATACGCAATTGAGTACGAGTGTATTGACGCGCGCGAGCTTTATCCCACGCTCATGTCCAAACGTATAGAGGGCTTATTCTTTGCGGGGCAGGTCAACGGCACGAGCGGGTACGAGGAGGCGGCGGCGCAGGGCGTGCTCGCTGGGCTTAACGCTTCGGCGTATATTACGGGCGGTGAGCCGCTAGTTCTCGACCGCACGAACAGCTATATCGGCGTAATGGCGGACGACCTGGTGACGGTCGGCAGCGACGAGCCGTACCGTATGCTGACGGGCAGAGCGGAGTGCCGACTGAGCTTGCGGCAGGACAACGCCGACCTTCGGCTTACCGAGCTTGTTGAGCGGTTCGGCACGGTATCGCCCGAGCGCAAAAAGCTGTTGAACAAAAAGAAACGCGATATAGAAAAATGTCGCGAGTTGCTTAAAGTCAAACCGCCGTTCGAGGTGGTCGAAAAGCTGTTCGATGTGGCGGGCGAGGAGAACGCGCGCCGCGATATGACGGTGGAAGAAATACTGCGCCGCCCCAATATCACGCTCGAACTGTTCGACGAGTACCTTAACGTTTTCGACGGTACTATGCCGTCGGCGCGGCTCGAAGTGTACGCGGCGGTCAGGTACGACAGCTATCTCAAACGCCAGTCCGCCGAGCTCAAAGAGAAATCACGGCTTGAAAATATGCGCTTGCCGCACGACCTCGACTACATGACGGTCGACGGGCTGAGAATGGAAGCGCGCGAAAAGCTCAACGCCGCTAAGCCCCTGTCTATCGGTCAGGCTTCGCGCGTGAGCGGCGTCACTCCCGCCGACGTGTGGGTGCTTATTAATAAGTTTAGAAATTAA
- a CDS encoding acyl--CoA ligase translates to MLLYQSLKDAYKKDGEWTAFTYMGKSFSYARLFSAIDETAARLSSLIKEGDVVTICMPNTPECVYCFYAINRVGGIAHMVHPLAPLNQLKKFMDKAKSKLLITLSINLEKYAPLTDLYPIISVHPARSLSPLLRFLFDIKVKPYKGDMKGITRFDELNPVELPAPPARDGNSVGVYLHSGGTGGEPKIIELSDESINALARRGLEALCIDDAHGMYMLAALPMFHGFGLAMCIHTTLSYGGVSVLMPKFEPKTTVKLLKKNKMHFIIGVPNLFRALLKQKDFNGAALKNLYVGFVGGDCAPQDLLDKFNERLESAGAKARLFEGYGLTETVTVCAVNNYDHNRTRSMGYMLSDLDAIIVNPDGTTPLVAGEKGEIAIAGDTLMLGYLDAREENERVFFEHDGKRYVRTGDFGYVDEDGYLYFIQRLKRIIKIAGISVYPKEIEASVLEVDGVTGACAVEYKDHGKTRIALYYTGKPQDENALRKKIESDLSHYAVPTIVELIDALPLTAVMKIDTIALSKRAESTFIA, encoded by the coding sequence ATGTTACTTTATCAATCGTTAAAAGACGCATATAAAAAAGACGGCGAGTGGACAGCGTTTACCTACATGGGTAAGAGCTTTTCGTATGCTCGATTATTTTCCGCAATAGACGAGACAGCGGCGCGGTTGTCGTCGCTTATTAAAGAGGGCGACGTCGTTACGATATGTATGCCCAACACGCCCGAGTGTGTGTATTGCTTTTACGCTATCAACAGGGTGGGCGGTATCGCGCACATGGTGCACCCGCTCGCGCCGCTCAACCAGCTTAAAAAGTTCATGGACAAGGCTAAGTCCAAGCTGCTTATAACTTTATCCATCAATCTCGAAAAATACGCGCCGCTTACCGATTTGTATCCTATTATTTCCGTTCACCCCGCGCGCTCGCTTTCGCCGTTGCTTCGGTTCTTGTTCGATATTAAGGTCAAGCCGTACAAGGGTGATATGAAAGGCATTACGCGTTTCGACGAGCTTAACCCCGTCGAGCTTCCCGCTCCGCCCGCGCGCGACGGGAACAGCGTGGGCGTGTACCTGCACAGCGGCGGCACAGGCGGCGAGCCTAAGATCATAGAGCTCAGCGACGAGTCGATAAACGCGCTTGCGCGGCGCGGGCTGGAAGCGCTCTGCATAGATGACGCGCACGGAATGTATATGCTCGCGGCGCTGCCAATGTTTCACGGGTTCGGGCTTGCTATGTGCATACACACAACGCTCTCTTACGGCGGCGTGAGCGTGCTCATGCCTAAGTTCGAGCCCAAGACGACCGTCAAGCTTTTAAAGAAAAACAAAATGCACTTTATAATCGGAGTGCCCAATCTTTTTCGCGCGCTGCTCAAACAAAAGGACTTTAACGGCGCGGCGCTCAAAAATCTGTACGTCGGGTTCGTGGGCGGCGACTGTGCGCCGCAGGATCTCTTGGACAAGTTCAACGAACGGTTAGAGAGCGCGGGCGCAAAGGCGCGGCTGTTCGAGGGCTACGGACTGACCGAAACGGTCACCGTTTGCGCCGTCAATAATTACGATCATAACCGCACGCGTTCTATGGGATATATGCTGAGCGACCTAGACGCGATCATCGTCAACCCCGACGGTACGACGCCGCTTGTGGCGGGCGAGAAGGGCGAGATCGCGATCGCGGGCGACACGCTCATGCTGGGGTATCTCGACGCGCGGGAAGAAAACGAGCGTGTGTTCTTCGAGCACGACGGAAAGCGATATGTGCGCACGGGTGATTTCGGCTACGTGGACGAGGACGGCTATCTGTATTTTATTCAGCGGCTGAAACGTATTATAAAGATTGCGGGGATAAGCGTTTATCCCAAGGAGATAGAAGCTTCCGTGCTCGAAGTCGACGGTGTCACGGGCGCGTGCGCCGTCGAGTACAAGGATCACGGCAAAACGCGTATCGCGCTCTACTATACGGGCAAGCCGCAGGACGAGAACGCGCTGCGCAAAAAGATAGAAAGCGATCTGTCGCACTACGCCGTGCCGACGATAGTCGAGCTTATAGACGCGCTGCCGCTGACGGCGGTTATGAAAATCGATACGATCGCGCTTTCAAAGCGCGCCGAAAGCACATTCATCGCGTGA
- a CDS encoding ABC transporter substrate-binding protein, with protein sequence MKIKKLLCLVTAATFALPLAACGNEETGETVHIYMPDGAPAIALASLMDAGYSRAEFTVVNAETIGQRVSTGAADMAIMPINAAATLYNKGVDIQILTVNTHGNLYIIGDGDGDEFELGDLVGKKLGSIGQNAVPEYTLRILLDNLKIDYEVSETAVSGKVAIRYAKDGSALLPMINKGEVDYALIAEPAATNAMNKFNKKLLCDMQEQWQELFESDYPQACLVAKKSFIESDGDYVEDFIKTLEKNDGWAAAHPDETVEAIKAHMEEGTDPSLASLNATIIKNCNIKTVRAEDCIEDCRAYFRLLTSLNTDIGTVLAELPDDDIYYKG encoded by the coding sequence ATGAAAATCAAAAAGCTTTTATGTTTGGTCACTGCGGCGACGTTCGCGCTTCCGCTTGCCGCGTGCGGTAATGAAGAAACGGGCGAGACGGTGCATATCTATATGCCCGACGGCGCGCCCGCGATCGCGCTCGCTTCGCTCATGGATGCGGGGTACTCTCGTGCCGAGTTCACTGTCGTAAACGCCGAAACGATTGGGCAAAGGGTATCGACGGGTGCGGCGGACATGGCGATCATGCCTATCAACGCCGCGGCTACGCTGTACAACAAGGGCGTGGATATTCAGATCCTTACCGTGAACACGCACGGCAATCTTTATATAATAGGCGACGGCGACGGTGACGAGTTCGAGCTCGGCGATCTCGTAGGTAAAAAGCTCGGCTCGATAGGGCAAAACGCCGTTCCCGAATACACTTTACGTATTCTCCTCGATAATCTTAAAATCGACTACGAGGTTTCCGAAACTGCTGTATCCGGCAAGGTCGCTATCCGCTATGCCAAAGACGGCAGCGCGCTTTTGCCCATGATCAACAAGGGCGAAGTCGACTACGCGCTTATCGCCGAGCCTGCGGCGACCAACGCCATGAACAAGTTTAACAAAAAGCTTCTTTGCGATATGCAAGAACAATGGCAGGAGCTGTTTGAGAGCGATTATCCGCAGGCCTGTCTTGTGGCGAAAAAATCGTTCATAGAGAGCGACGGAGACTACGTAGAGGACTTTATCAAAACGCTCGAAAAGAACGACGGTTGGGCGGCCGCTCATCCCGACGAAACGGTCGAGGCGATCAAGGCGCACATGGAAGAGGGGACTGATCCGTCGCTTGCTTCGCTCAATGCGACAATAATTAAGAATTGTAATATTAAGACGGTGCGCGCCGAGGACTGCATAGAGGATTGCCGCGCGTACTTCCGTTTGCTTACCTCGCTTAATACAGATATCGGCACGGTGCTCGCGGAGCTTCCCGACGACGATATTTATTATAAAGGATAA
- a CDS encoding ABC transporter permease — MNKRVKTGLIWTFVGIMLAVMYIPIIILIVYSFTDAKALGVWSGFSFELYKDLFTNSSIMNAFKNSFILAFVAAALATVLGTTAAIGIYYMRKWKKTTANFIANITMENAEIVTGVTFMMFFLALRLPYGWTTLIIAHTMITVPYVILSVTPKLAQLNPNLYEAGVDLGCSPIRSMLTVVVPQLIPGMISGFVMAFALSLDDFIVSKFVNGSIETIPVYLYNALAKRGADPTLRALSAILFVAVLAVLIALNVVSAKRKKKALMAAK; from the coding sequence GTGAATAAGAGAGTTAAGACGGGGCTTATTTGGACGTTCGTCGGCATTATGCTCGCCGTCATGTATATCCCTATCATTATATTAATAGTGTACTCGTTTACCGACGCTAAGGCGCTCGGCGTGTGGAGCGGGTTCTCGTTCGAGCTGTACAAGGATCTGTTCACCAACAGCAGTATCATGAACGCGTTTAAGAACTCGTTCATACTCGCGTTCGTGGCGGCGGCGCTTGCGACCGTGCTCGGCACGACAGCCGCTATCGGCATTTACTATATGCGCAAGTGGAAAAAGACGACGGCGAACTTTATCGCGAACATTACCATGGAGAACGCCGAGATCGTGACGGGCGTTACGTTCATGATGTTCTTCCTCGCGCTGCGCCTGCCGTACGGGTGGACGACGCTTATTATCGCGCACACCATGATAACCGTGCCGTACGTTATTCTGTCGGTCACGCCTAAGCTCGCTCAGCTCAATCCCAATCTTTACGAGGCGGGAGTCGATCTCGGGTGTTCGCCCATACGGTCGATGCTGACCGTGGTCGTGCCGCAGCTCATACCCGGCATGATAAGCGGGTTCGTCATGGCGTTCGCGCTCTCGCTCGACGACTTTATCGTTTCCAAGTTCGTCAACGGCAGTATCGAGACGATTCCCGTGTATTTGTATAACGCGCTCGCCAAGCGCGGCGCGGACCCCACGCTGAGAGCGTTGTCTGCGATACTGTTCGTGGCGGTGCTTGCGGTGCTTATCGCGCTCAACGTGGTTTCGGCTAAGCGTAAGAAGAAGGCGCTTATGGCGGCTAAATAA
- a CDS encoding DUF4279 domain-containing protein, producing the protein MERPACKTYFCLVFDFDVKKNAASLKARRDCTPEELGIYNKTEVERFIVDRLGVVPEWRRHRFILGCNENYDVDVNVMLRATLKDLFGKEDIIKRACEQFGVSAALVIVPYIVADSDEPHQLLSLDRDIIDFMSRSGMAMDLDYYII; encoded by the coding sequence GTGGAAAGACCAGCCTGCAAAACATATTTTTGCCTAGTGTTCGACTTCGACGTGAAAAAGAACGCCGCTTCGCTGAAAGCGCGGCGCGACTGCACGCCCGAAGAACTCGGCATATATAATAAGACCGAGGTCGAGAGGTTTATCGTCGATAGGCTCGGCGTCGTGCCCGAATGGCGCAGACATCGGTTTATTTTGGGCTGTAACGAGAACTACGACGTGGACGTGAACGTAATGCTTCGCGCCACGTTAAAGGACCTGTTTGGAAAAGAAGATATTATAAAGCGCGCGTGCGAACAGTTCGGCGTTTCCGCTGCGCTCGTCATCGTGCCGTATATCGTAGCCGACTCGGACGAGCCACATCAGCTTCTTTCGCTCGATAGAGATATTATAGATTTTATGTCGCGGTCGGGCATGGCTATGGACCTCGATTATTATATAATATAA
- a CDS encoding ABC transporter permease subunit, which produces MSKSAKKIAYNIVYAVCVIGISLAVWSIAALAIGSEFVLPNVEQTFVALKGVLKMSVFWRALGGTLARSAIGFGISLVLFGVTFFFATAFEPFRRIIEPIISALRAMPAVAITLVLAIVLGGYGTPIVMGVLVIMPIMYSAARARTSSVQRELKEICRLNGAGKLQTFKALWFPCLAGGLPESMATSFSYNIKAVIGAEVLAQTSKSLGMLMKQAQAYFETAMLIAFVLAAVVVAVIFEFAIKWMLSLVFRKYVD; this is translated from the coding sequence ATGTCCAAGTCGGCAAAAAAAATTGCCTATAATATCGTCTACGCCGTTTGCGTAATCGGTATATCGCTTGCAGTGTGGTCGATCGCCGCGCTTGCTATCGGATCGGAGTTCGTACTGCCCAACGTAGAGCAAACATTCGTCGCGCTCAAAGGCGTTCTTAAAATGAGCGTTTTTTGGCGTGCGTTAGGCGGAACGCTCGCGCGCAGTGCGATCGGGTTCGGGATATCGCTTGTGCTGTTCGGCGTAACATTCTTTTTCGCTACTGCGTTCGAACCGTTCAGGCGTATAATCGAGCCGATAATATCCGCGCTAAGGGCAATGCCCGCCGTGGCGATCACGCTTGTGCTGGCGATAGTGCTGGGCGGGTACGGAACGCCCATAGTCATGGGAGTGCTCGTAATCATGCCGATAATGTACTCAGCGGCGCGGGCGCGCACTTCGTCGGTCCAGCGCGAGCTAAAAGAGATTTGCAGGCTGAACGGCGCGGGTAAGCTTCAAACATTCAAAGCGTTATGGTTTCCGTGCCTTGCGGGCGGACTTCCCGAAAGCATGGCTACAAGCTTCTCTTACAATATAAAAGCGGTGATCGGCGCGGAAGTGCTTGCGCAGACCTCCAAAAGCCTGGGTATGCTGATGAAACAGGCGCAGGCGTATTTTGAAACCGCCATGCTCATAGCGTTCGTGCTTGCGGCGGTCGTCGTTGCCGTAATATTCGAGTTCGCTATAAAGTGGATGCTTTCGCTCGTATTCCGTAAATACGTAGATTGA
- a CDS encoding extracellular solute-binding protein — translation MKLSNKSRKTVAALTAAVIACAAPATLVGCTARDEVLRIYNWGDYIDEDLLPEFEEWYEEQTGKRITVQYDTFDTNEDMIMRIEVLNTDYDLVCPSDYMAERMIKEGLAQKIDRDIFDMTEDGFLYDGLAEMVRPFDPDNEYYVPYVWGTFGIMYDTDHIEAGTEDMKSWEAMWSSEYSKRILMKDSVRDAYSVASIYANRDKLSALSDSYTDYNESYQAEITKIFSEISDASIAQAQSTLIEQKKLLYKYEVDDGKNDMLAGTTEAWLGLFWTCDSCLIMQEDGGEHFYYEVPKEGSNVWVDGWIIPKYAGNVEAANYFIKFINTYDDEYDFAMRNFDYMGASMASRAVMEDAKAALLEDDGEDEDSLFFEKEDWFKPMYIDMLFPTEETLARCGVMRDFGKARSTELDSMWIDVKTS, via the coding sequence ATGAAACTATCCAATAAATCAAGAAAGACGGTAGCCGCGCTGACTGCGGCGGTCATTGCCTGTGCCGCGCCCGCGACGCTCGTTGGGTGCACGGCGCGCGACGAGGTGCTTAGGATATATAACTGGGGCGATTATATCGACGAGGATCTTTTGCCCGAGTTCGAGGAATGGTACGAGGAGCAGACGGGGAAGCGCATAACGGTGCAGTACGATACGTTCGATACCAACGAGGACATGATAATGCGTATCGAGGTGCTCAATACCGATTACGATCTTGTTTGTCCGTCCGACTACATGGCGGAGCGCATGATCAAAGAAGGGCTGGCGCAAAAGATCGATCGGGATATTTTCGACATGACCGAGGACGGGTTCTTGTACGACGGGCTTGCCGAAATGGTCAGACCGTTCGATCCCGATAACGAATACTACGTGCCATACGTGTGGGGCACGTTCGGGATAATGTACGACACCGATCATATCGAGGCGGGTACAGAGGACATGAAGTCGTGGGAGGCTATGTGGTCGAGCGAGTATTCTAAGCGCATACTTATGAAAGACAGCGTGCGCGACGCGTACTCGGTTGCGAGCATTTACGCGAACCGCGACAAGCTATCCGCGCTCAGCGATAGTTATACTGATTATAATGAATCATACCAAGCCGAGATCACAAAGATCTTCTCTGAGATCTCAGACGCGAGTATTGCTCAGGCGCAGTCGACGCTTATCGAGCAGAAAAAGCTGTTATACAAGTACGAGGTGGACGACGGCAAGAACGATATGCTTGCGGGTACTACCGAGGCGTGGCTCGGGCTGTTCTGGACGTGCGATTCCTGCCTTATAATGCAAGAGGACGGCGGCGAGCATTTCTATTACGAAGTGCCCAAAGAGGGGAGTAACGTTTGGGTCGACGGCTGGATCATTCCCAAGTATGCGGGTAACGTCGAAGCGGCGAACTATTTTATTAAGTTTATCAATACCTACGACGACGAGTACGATTTTGCTATGCGGAACTTCGATTACATGGGTGCGTCCATGGCGAGCCGTGCGGTTATGGAAGACGCCAAGGCTGCGCTCTTGGAGGACGACGGCGAGGACGAGGACAGCTTGTTCTTTGAGAAAGAGGACTGGTTTAAGCCGATGTATATCGATATGCTGTTCCCGACCGAGGAGACGCTTGCGCGGTGCGGCGTTATGCGAGATTTCGGCAAGGCGCGCAGCACCGAGCTCGACAGTATGTGGATAGACGTTAAAACAAGCTAA